A region from the Brettanomyces bruxellensis chromosome 4, complete sequence genome encodes:
- a CDS encoding uncharacterized protein (CAZy:GT1) — protein MAVFNTNKKHISPGVIQGQSDNDVVTDNTSSSTLDSSSQLLNVDFPSIQIGDDNDYDKSSKTNRDGRSRRDKQGKSRFSRLSFSPSHIWSSLSPMRGGKTGDKEAANQSEDDVNTKVSSDTGGLQLDIKSATRSRRTTDASASILGISRSFAGFLTTASVYAGFEDLQEAQQEENEIIDSEAADYGGTKQSKNTIYSKSNASKSKLELSITIHKPLLSKEKARMFAEMLRQRFKIPDDCEFVSDYNCWLMGDVLLQGHLFITTQFLFFSAYLPKRQPEKIIQQGTLSVKSAILHRRWIILKEGTLSVFSHSNDLYFPDMVLDLKAALRAEIYYKSKKSGTGKEKTSESAPVWFKVLTPKKAYWFQADSMSSARSWVSAIKKQIFQSRNKGDQAIVKIPLRSILDFELTTVLGETKNLRIKVIENADSYAIDDYFLLLFSDGAKVAGDIRNVVDRAGVKLTDGRNEEECAQFVKRKAELMKEINEGIETSNCMIRDPESIQKETKKIKDGSQPESVEVQSPDSATSSTFQRVSKAAASGISTITRNLSYKQQQIVHVGSEFVGDPFYIFDKTAREKKQSGFLKAFSLHDQELRAIYHGYCLRGLPVYGKVFISTDYLCFQSSLPGSNTLMILPLTVLENASKEKGFRFGYCGLVVVIKGHEELFFEFSTEKARDDCECQLLRQKDRMRNNDKRRHRSYKGSHASTSTASHSNSPESSESAPTLTSARIKLVESKLNDEIGADVPILIEDNPLQRTVLKPLKHYRFTLLTIGSRGDVQPYIALGKALKKEGHSVRIVTHGEFEPWIKSHGLEFAPIAGDPSELMSLMVSHPTISYSFVREAKSKFSSWINELLDTSWKACQGTDVLIESPSSFSGIHIAEALGIAYFRAFTMPWSRTRAYPNAFMVPDQKLGGSYNYMTHVVFENGYWRGVSTQVNKWRENTLHIPRTTLAALKQNSVPFLYNMSPVVFPPSVDFPEWVKVTGYWFLNEGHDDYKPPEKLKSFIKDARRNHKKLVYIGFGSIVVEDPHKISFVITQAVLRAGVWCVLNKGWSERGKSKGNSQCTDSSKNPRDTSRRMDEFPPEILSIGSIPHDWLFPRIDAAVHHGGSGTTGASLKFGLPTVIKPFFGDQKFYANRVEDLGCGIALKELTVSSLASALKEITTNNRLMQKAEAIGSMICKENGVQNAIAAIYSEMKYAKNLSLQKRRASVADDDKVECKLDEVTSEDGESWLLV, from the coding sequence ATGGCGGTATTcaatacaaataaaaagcatataaGTCCAGGTGTGATACAAGGACAGTCAGATAATGATGTTGTCACTGATAATACTAGCAGCTCAACTCTAGATTCAAGTTCACAATTATTAAATGTTGATTTTCCTTCTATTCAAATTGGAGACGACAATGATTATGACAAATCTTCCAAAACAAATAGAGATGGACGTTCAAGAAGGGACAAGCAAGGAAAATCCAGATTTTCAAGACTATCGTTTTCCCCATCGCACATCTGGTCGTCCCTTTCTCCTATGCGGGGTGGAAAAACTGGAGATAAAGAAGCAGCCAATCAatctgaagatgatgtGAATACAAAAGTAAGCAGTGATACAGGAGGTTTACAATTAGATATAAAATCTGCAAcaagaagcagaaggaCAACAGACGCATCGGCCTCCATATTGGGAATATCAAGGTCGTTTGCCGGCTTTCTCACTACTGCAAGTGTTTATGCTGGATTTGAGGATTTGCAGGAAGCACAACAGGAAGAAAACGAAATCATAGATAGTGAGGCTGCAGATTATGGTGGCACAAaacaaagtaaaaatacAATATACTCGAAGAGCAATGCTTCAAAGAGTAAGCTCGAGCTGTCCATTACAATTCACAAGCCACTACTTTCTAAGGAAAAGGCTAGAATGTTTGCTGAGATGCTCAGACAACGGTTTAAAATCCCCGATGACTGTGAGTTTGTTTCCGATTACAACTGTTGGTTAATGGGTgatgttcttcttcaaggACACCTTTTCATCACAACGcagtttttgtttttctcaGCATACTTGCCCAAACGGCAGCCTGAGAAGATAATACAGCAGGGAACATTATCAGTGAAGTCTGCAATATTACACCGGAGATGGATTATCTTGAAGGAAGGAACGCTTTCTGTGTTTTCGCATTCCAATGACTTGTACTTCCCAGATATGGTATTGGACCTCAAGGCGGCCTTAAGAGCGGAAATATACTATAAATCGAAAAAGAGCGGCACAGGGAAGGAGAAAACGTCGGAGAGTGCTCCGGTCTGGTTCAAAGTCCTTACACCGAAAAAGGCATACTGGTTTCAGGCAGACAGCATGAGCTCGGCCCGTTCGTGGGTGTCGGCAatcaaaaaacaaatatttcaaagcagaaataaaGGGGACCAAGCCATTGTGAAGATACCGCTTAGGAGCATTCTTGATTTTGAGCTTACGACAGTTCTTGGTGAGACGAAGAATTTGCGAATCAAGGTGATCGAGAATGCAGACTCTTATGCCATAGACGACTACTttctcttgcttttttccgATGGCGCAAAAGTGGCTGGAGACATTCGAAATGTTGTGGATCGTGCCGGAGTGAAACTTACAGATGGCAGAAATGAGGAGGAGTGTGCACAGTTTGTGAAACGTAAGGCTGAGCTCATGAAGGAGATCAATGAAGGCATTGAGACGTCAAATTGTATGATTCGAGATCCGGAAAGCATACAGAAGGagacaaaaaagattaagGATGGGTCTCAGCCGGAGTCCGTAGAGGTGCAATCACCCGATTCAGCCACAAGTTCGACTTTCCAGCGTGTATCGAAGGCTGCAGCCTCTGGAATTTCTACAATCACGAGGAATTTATCGTAcaagcagcagcagattGTTCACGTAGGGTCTGAGTTCGTTGGTGATCCATTCTACATTTTCGACAAGACGGCaagagagaagaagcagagCGGGTTTTTGAAGGCTTTCTCGCTTCACGATCAAGAACTCAGAGCAATATATCACGGTTACTGTCTCAGAGGACTCCCCGTGTATGGAAAAGTGTTCATCAGTACCGACTACCTCTGTTTCCAGTCATCTCTTCCTGGTTCGAATACCCTGATGATTCTTCCACTTACAGTTCTGGAAAACGCCTCGAAAGAGAAGGGGTTCCGGTTCGGATACTGCGGATTGGTGGTGGTAATAAAAGGCCACGAGGagcttttctttgaattttcaacTGAAAAGGCACGTGACGACTGCGAGTGCCAGCTTCTCCGGCAGAAAGATAGAATGAGAAATAACGATAAAAGAAGACACAGAAGCTACAAGGGCAGCCATGCAAGTACAAGCACTGCCTCGCACTCCAATAGTCCCGAATCGTCCGAGTCAGCGCCAACGTTGACCTCGGCCAGGATAAAACTTGTAGAAAGCAAATTGAACGACGAGATTGGGGCAGATGTGCCAATTCTGATCGAGGATAATCCCTTACAGCGCACAGTTCTCAAGCCCTTGAAACACTACAGATTCACGTTGCTTACAATTGGATCCAGGGGCGATGTGCAGCCGTATATAGCACTAGGCAAGGcattgaaaaaggaaggcCATTCAGTGAGAATCGTGACCCATGGGGAGTTCGAACCCTGGATCAAGTCGCACGGGTTGGAATTTGCACCGATTGCCGGCGATCCGTCCGAATTGATGTCTCTAATGGTGAGCCATCCGACAATCAGCTACTCGTTTGTGCGAGAGGCCAAGTCCAAGTTTTCATCCTGGATTAACGAGCTTTTAGACACCTCTTGGAAGGCTTGCCAGGGAACAGACGTGCTTATTGAGTCtccatcatcattttccGGTATCCATATTGCAGAGGCACTTGGCATTGCATACTTTAGGGCATTTACTATGCCGTGGTCTCGGACTCGGGCATATCCGAATGCTTTTATGGTTCCCGACCAGAAATTGGGCGGATCGTACAATTACATGACACACGTTGTTTTTGAAAACGGATACTGGAGAGGAGTGTCGACCCAGGTGAACAAATGGAGAGAGAACACTCTGCACATTCCGCGGACGACTTTGGCAGCACTAAAGCAGAATTCCGTGCCCTTTTTGTACAACATGTCGCCGGTTGTATTTCCGCCAAGCGTAGATTTCCCAGAGTGGGTCAAAGTTACCGGATATTGGTTCTTAAACGAGGGCCACGATGACTACAAACCACCCGAAAAGCTCAAAAGCTTCATAAAGGATGCCAGGCGCAACCATAAGAAGCTAGTGTACATAGGTTTCGGGTCAATTGTAGTGGAGGACCCGCACAAGATATCGTTTGTAATCACGCAGGCCGTTCTCAGGGCCGGTGTGTGGTGTGTGTTGAATAAGGGCTGGTCAGAGCGTGGCAAGAGTAAGGGAAACAGCCAATGCACTGATTCTAGCAAAAATCCTCGCGATACATCTCGTAGAATGGACGAGTTCCCACCAGAGATCCTCAGCATCGGCTCTATTCCGCATGACTGGCTTTTCCCACGCATCGACGCAGCCGTACATCACGGAGGCTCTGGAACAACCGGTGCGTCGCTCAAATTTGGCCTTCCAACTGTCATCAAACCTTTTTTCGGAGACCAGAAGTTCTATGCGAACCGGGTGGAGGATCTAGGCTGTGGAATAGCCTTGAAAGAGTTGACTGTGAGTAGTTTGGCGTCTGCCTTAAAGGAAATCACCACCAACAACCGGCTAATGCAGAAGGCTGAGGCCATTGGGTCGATGATTTGCAAAGAAAACGGAGTGCAAAATGCCATTGCTGCAATATACAGCGAAA